In Symmachiella dynata, the following are encoded in one genomic region:
- a CDS encoding C45 family autoproteolytic acyltransferase/hydolase has product MNSRLFAVALVTIISLALTAAAHADGKLTSVGSGKDKIPVLVVKGTPYEMGRQQGELIKPQATEFISHILKSIQAADSDRFTDRALDEAWAASAKHTDPRFQEELKGLAAGSGLSLKLLQRAHAIPMIADYSCSSISAWGKATKDGHLYQTRNLDWEMGLRAQEFPLIVVYIPDEGIPHVNITFAGCIGSNTGMNAAGIVLSEMGDSPSSDYPFDFNGVHFTTLFRNVLYDANGLDEAVDIFKNAKRTKKYHYVVGDGKNGRAVKMLAHAPNLVIWEDNDATDELAPNVFKDIVYQDEGRGAFQPLKKAYGNIGSQEMIDLACKIPIKGANVLDVVYDATALEFWVAYAEKDEDAYKRPFVHVKLKDYLD; this is encoded by the coding sequence ATGAATTCTCGTTTATTTGCGGTCGCACTTGTCACGATTATTAGTCTCGCCTTAACGGCAGCGGCCCACGCCGATGGGAAACTGACCTCCGTCGGCAGCGGCAAGGACAAAATCCCGGTGCTGGTTGTCAAAGGCACGCCGTATGAAATGGGGCGCCAGCAAGGCGAATTGATCAAGCCGCAAGCCACGGAATTCATCTCTCACATCCTCAAGAGTATTCAGGCTGCTGACTCGGATCGTTTTACTGACCGCGCACTGGACGAAGCCTGGGCCGCCAGCGCCAAACATACCGACCCGCGGTTCCAAGAAGAACTCAAAGGGCTGGCCGCAGGCAGCGGACTCTCGTTGAAACTACTGCAACGGGCGCACGCGATTCCGATGATCGCCGACTACTCCTGCAGCAGCATTTCCGCTTGGGGTAAAGCAACCAAGGATGGGCACCTGTACCAGACACGCAACCTGGACTGGGAAATGGGGCTGCGTGCTCAAGAATTTCCGTTGATCGTTGTCTACATTCCCGACGAGGGGATTCCGCACGTCAACATCACGTTCGCCGGCTGCATTGGTTCCAACACCGGCATGAATGCTGCGGGAATCGTACTCTCGGAAATGGGCGACTCACCCTCCAGCGACTATCCCTTTGACTTCAATGGTGTCCATTTCACAACACTGTTTCGCAATGTCCTGTACGATGCGAACGGACTGGATGAGGCGGTCGATATTTTCAAGAACGCCAAACGCACCAAGAAATATCACTACGTTGTGGGCGACGGCAAAAACGGTCGCGCGGTGAAAATGTTGGCCCACGCGCCGAATCTGGTCATCTGGGAAGACAACGATGCCACCGACGAATTGGCACCAAACGTTTTTAAAGACATCGTCTACCAAGACGAAGGTCGCGGCGCATTCCAGCCATTGAAAAAGGCGTATGGAAACATCGGCTCGCAAGAGATGATTGACCTGGCCTGCAAAATTCCCATCAAAGGGGCCAACGTCCTCGACGTCGTCTACGACGCCACCGCCTTGGAATTCTGGGTTGCCTACGCCGAAAAAGACGAAGACGCCTACAAGCGACCATTCGTCCACGTCAAACTCAAAGATTATCTCGACTGA